Within the Haloplanus sp. GDY1 genome, the region TCGACGAGATGCGAACCGATGAATCCCGCCCCGCCGGTGATCAGAACTGACATCAATCGGAATAATATCCGTGGTAGGGCAACGTTAACCTTGTGTATTTCGCTGTTCTCTGTCGCGTATCGAGCACACTGGTGACGAGCGGTCGATCGAGTCGGCGCTGCGGAACTTCGCGATCGCGTCGGCAGTTATGTGATGACAGGACTTCGAACGGACGAAGGACTAGTCCGTGATCAGCCGCCCGTCTCGATCGCGTCGCCCTCTGGGTCGGCCGTCTCAGTCGTGGTCGCGACATCCGGATCCGTGTCGCTGGAGAGATGCCGTTCGGCTTCCTCGCGATCCTCGGGATAGCCCACGTCGATCCGCCAGCCGTTGAGACCAATGGCGTCGATTGTGCGGCCCGACTGGATGAGGAGGTCGATCGCATCGCTTATTTCGTACTCGTTGCGGTTCGAGGGCTGGACGAGGTGGCACGCGTGGAAGATAGCGGGCGAGAAGGTGTAGAAGCCGGTCATCACGAGGTTCGACGGGGGGTCCTCGGGCTTCTCGACCACGTCGGTGATCTCGCCGTACTGATTGGTGTCACAGACGCCGTAGCGGGAGGCGTCCTCCCACGGGACCTTCTCGACGAGGAAGGCGGCGTCCGCACGGTCCTCGCGCTGGCGGTGGACCACGTCTTGGAGGTTCGCCTGGAAGATGTTGTCGCCGAGCATCAGCATAAAGTCGTCGCTGATGTGCTTCTCGGCCGTGAGGAGGGCGTGGGCTAGCCCCTTTTGCTCGCGCTGGTGGGTGTAGGTGATCGGGACGCCCTCGTACTCGTCGCCGTAGTGATCGATGATGGCCTCCTTCATATAGCCGACGACGACGATGAGCTCGTCCGCGCCAAGCTCGATGAGCTGGTCGAAACAGTGGGTGATGAGCGGCTTCCCGTCGACTTCGACCATTCCCTTTGGCTTGTCCTCGGTCAACGGCCGGAGGCGCGTGCCCTCGCCGGCCGAGAGTACGACGGCTTTCATTATAGTACTCGGACGTTCTGTTTATTCGAGTATAAGGATTTGTCTTTTTGATCCTGTGCGTCGGCGTTGACGAGGACTGGTACCTTTCTTTGCGATCTTCGAATACAGACGAGAAATTCGAATCTTCGAGTTGTGCCGTGATCTGCGGATCGGGTAACAGCATCTCCTGAATACCGTCTTCGGGATCAATCGTCGGGTCGTACCCAAGTTCGTCTCGCGCCTTTCCAATATCTGCAACACTCTGTTCGATGTCCCCGGAGCGGCTTTCGGTATGGACAATCTCTGACGTGCTTTCAGTTGACTTCCGCATCAACTCAGCCAGCTCTCGGATTGAGATACTCGAACCAGTTCCGACGTTGAACGCTTCCCCGACCGCGTCCGTCTCCGCGGCCAGTAGGTTCGCCTGGACGACGTCGAAGACATGAACGAAGTCTCGCATCTGTGTGCCGTCCCCGTGAACGGTCACTGGTTCGTCGTTCACCAACTGGTCCGCGAAGATACTGATGACGCCGCTGTACGGTCCCCCTCGCTGTCGCGGACCCTACACGTTGAAATAGCAGAGAACAACCGTTTCGAGTCCATAGATATCGTGGTACGTCCGTGCCTGATGATCCAGATAGGGTTTATCGATACCGTAAAAGGTGAGTTCGGACGTTTCGGATCCGATTCGGCGACTGGGATACTCTGTGGTCGATCATATATGGCGGCGCTCGATACAAGGACGACGCGAACGTTGTTCTCACGTGCGGTTTCGAGGACTGACAGGGTCGGGGTCGCGTTCGTTGCGTGGGAGAGCGTCGGCCGCTTTACCGACTTGTCGACGCTGACGAGAGCGGCTTCGTGAAACACTAGATCTTTCCCGTCTATCGCGCGCTCGACGGTGTCGCGGTCGCGGATGTCTCCCTTGATCACGGTTGCCTCGGGATTGACCTTCTCGCGGTAGCCGGTCGAGAAGTCGCCAAGGATCGTTACGTCGTTGACTCCAACGAGCGCATCAACGAAATGGCGCCTGATGAATCCCGCACTACCGGTGACGAGGATGTTTCGATCCTCTGGGAGTAGCGGTCATACGAAATCTTCTCGGGTGAGTGTTTAATAGCCTCCGGGTTTGAGATCGGGGTTGTTTTGACCCTCCCCGGGATAGGACAGTCTAATGTCGCCGGAACCTCACATCTTTCACCTCATTACCCGACTCATCGACGGGGGAGCAGTCAACGCGCTTGTCCCGATAGCCACCGAGGTCGACGGCTTCGACGTGACCGTCGGATACGGCTCCGAAGTGGATCAACACAACGTTGAGGCGCTTCACGAGGCCGGTGTTCAGACGAAACAGTTCCCGCTGATCCGACACTACAATCCCGTCACAGCCGTCGGCGCGGTGTTCACCGTTGCGCGTTTCATTGATCGGGAGGGATTCGACATCGTACACACTCACAGTACCGAGGCAGGAATTATCGGTCGTGCGGCTGCGCGGCTCGCGGGCGCGCCACACGTGGTTCACACGATCCATGGGGTTCCGTTCGTGGAAGATCGGAACGACCTGTTGAACTGGTTCGTCGAACGATGTGAACGGGTAGCCGCTCGATGGACCGATGTCCAGGTTTCTATCGCCGACGTCATCGCTGAGGAGTACCTCTCCCGCGGAATCGGTCGAGAGGAGCAGTATTCGACGATCCGATATGGTATCGACCTTGACGAGTTTCGAGACGCGGAACCGGCGACGGATCTCCCGGGGACGGAACCTCGCGTCTTGATGGTTGGGCGGCTCGCGGAAGGCAAGGGGTTCGACGTCTTACTCGATGCTGCTGAACGACTTGAAGAAGACGTTTCGATACTGATCGCTGGTGACGGTCCGTTACAGAGTGATCTCGAAAAAGAGATCTACGACCGGGATTTCGGTGATGTCGTTCATCTACTCGGCTATCGAACTGACATACCCAATATGATGGCGGGCTCCGATATTCTTGTCCTCCCATCTTTCCGTGAAGGCACTCCGCTCGTGATCATCGAAGCGATGGCGGCCGGACTTCCGGTTATTGCGACGAACATTGCGGGAATCCCGGAACTCATCGACGACACGAAGACCGGCTACCTCATTAAGCCGGGTGATGCGAGTACGTTGGCTTCTCGAGTGGATGAACTCGCCCAAGACTCGGACCAACGTGAGATGTTGGGTCACGCCGGTCAGAAGCGATCGAATGATTTTGAGACTGGACGAATGGTGTCTGATTATCAGTCTTTGTACGCTGATCTAGTGTTATGAAAGATTCATCTAAGAGTATCGTAGCACAATAGAAGGTCGTAAGAACAAATGCTGTCTGTCTACATCCCCTAATCGCTATGGTGAAAGTGAGTGTGATCATACCAACCTATAACAGACAGGAAAAACTGCCGAGAGCGATCGATAGTGTACTTAAACAAACACATACGGATTTAGAGTTAATAATTGTTGATGATGGTTCAACCGACAACACTCAAAAAGTGGTTGAATCGTATACTGATAAAAGAATATCATTCCATAAACATGACACGAATATAAATGCAAGTGCTGCTAGAAACACTGGGATTGATTATACAACAGGAGAATATATTGCGTTCCTAGATTCTGATGACGAATGGAAACCAAACAAATTAAAATTACAGTTAGAAAAATTAGAAAATAAGGGTGACTCTTGGGTGGGCGCGTATTGTGATATTGATATCCAACATACTGGACTTTTAAAACCGATCCGAAATATAATACACAAAAATAATAATTTGAAAGAGGGGGATAAA harbors:
- the aglF gene encoding UTP--glucose-1-phosphate uridylyltransferase AglF, whose amino-acid sequence is MKAVVLSAGEGTRLRPLTEDKPKGMVEVDGKPLITHCFDQLIELGADELIVVVGYMKEAIIDHYGDEYEGVPITYTHQREQKGLAHALLTAEKHISDDFMLMLGDNIFQANLQDVVHRQREDRADAAFLVEKVPWEDASRYGVCDTNQYGEITDVVEKPEDPPSNLVMTGFYTFSPAIFHACHLVQPSNRNEYEISDAIDLLIQSGRTIDAIGLNGWRIDVGYPEDREEAERHLSSDTDPDVATTTETADPEGDAIETGG
- a CDS encoding glycosyltransferase family 4 protein, encoding MSPEPHIFHLITRLIDGGAVNALVPIATEVDGFDVTVGYGSEVDQHNVEALHEAGVQTKQFPLIRHYNPVTAVGAVFTVARFIDREGFDIVHTHSTEAGIIGRAAARLAGAPHVVHTIHGVPFVEDRNDLLNWFVERCERVAARWTDVQVSIADVIAEEYLSRGIGREEQYSTIRYGIDLDEFRDAEPATDLPGTEPRVLMVGRLAEGKGFDVLLDAAERLEEDVSILIAGDGPLQSDLEKEIYDRDFGDVVHLLGYRTDIPNMMAGSDILVLPSFREGTPLVIIEAMAAGLPVIATNIAGIPELIDDTKTGYLIKPGDASTLASRVDELAQDSDQREMLGHAGQKRSNDFETGRMVSDYQSLYADLVL